One stretch of Cydia pomonella isolate Wapato2018A chromosome 24, ilCydPomo1, whole genome shotgun sequence DNA includes these proteins:
- the LOC133531011 gene encoding neural/ectodermal development factor IMP-L2-like, whose amino-acid sequence MFNLVSLLVAAALVSLQCGFEANAQLDNKQMDNNIKAFVTPLTKRRARNFVSIQQAPPETARLAGAPIELRCEVMGVPSPTIQWLKNGEPIADYMDETNEIQAVYPSSMAWLMSTLVVSAAVSGDVFTCVATTGHATETASTTVFAEPGDDANLLLPLFPAAPVISSYYVQLFQDIGSDVVLPCRVYSPTEPQVYWQDQHHNVIYDNPRMRVLRSGDLYIKDIHWADMGEYTCTAKNLYGKTTVSSFLYPARPKH is encoded by the exons ATGTTCAACTTAGTGTCGCTACTCGTCGCCGCGGCGCTGGTGTCGCTGCAATGTGGGTTCGAAGCGAACGCACAGCTCGACAACAAACAGATGGATAACAATATTAAGGCTTTTG TGACTCCGCTGACGAAAAGGCGCGCCCGTAACTTCGTGTCAATACAACAGGCGCCCCCCGAGACCGCCCGGCTCGCCGGCGCCCCGATAGAACTGCGATGTGAGGTCATGGGTGTACCTTCCCCCACTATACAGTGGTTGAAGAATGGAGAGCCTATTGCTGAT TACATGGACGAAACCAACGAGATCCAAGCAGTCTACCCATCAAGCATGGCCTGGCTAATGTCTACACTCGTCGTATCTGCAGCAGTCAGCGGTGACGTGTTCACGTGTGTGGCCACTACTGGTCACGCCACTGAGACTGCTTCTACCACTGTGTTTGCCGAGCCTG GTGACGACGCCAACCTCCTCCTCCCCCTGTTCCCCGCCGCGCCAGTCATCTCCTCCTACTACGTCCAGCTCTTCCAGGACATTGGCAGCGACGTGGTGCTGCCCTGCCGCGTGTACAGCCCTACCGAGCCTCAGGTGTACTGGCAGGACCAGCATCATAATGTCATCTATGATAACCCTAGGATGAGG GTGCTGCGCTCTGGAGACCTCTACATAAAAGACATCCACTGGGCCGACATGGGCGAGTACACGTGCACCGCCAAGAACCTTTACGGAAAGACCACCGTCTCCAGCTTCCTCTATCCCGCTAGGCCGAAACat taa